In the Symphalangus syndactylus isolate Jambi chromosome 17, NHGRI_mSymSyn1-v2.1_pri, whole genome shotgun sequence genome, gctgggattgcaggcgtgagccaccgcgcccaggccggtttttgttttgttttgttttgttttttgatagagtcttactctgtctcccaggctggagtgcagtggtgccatcttggctcaccacaacctccgccttcccggttccagccattctcctgcctcagcctcccgaatagctgggaatgcaggcacccgccaccatgcccaactagtttttctatttttagtagagacagggtttcatcatgttggcaaggcgggtcttgaactcctgacctcaggtgatccgcctgcctcgggctcccaaagtgctgggattacaggattgagccaccacacttggcctacaaacactttttttattttttatttttatttattattattattatttttgagacagagtctcgctctgtcacccaggctggtgtgcagtggcgcgatctcggctcaccacaacctctgtcttccaggttcaagcaattctcctgcctcagcctcctgagtagttgggattacaggcgcccactaccacgccagctaatttttatagttttagtagagatggcgtttcaccgtgttggccaggctggtctcaaactcctgacctcaggtgatcctcctgcctcagcctcccacagtgctgggattacaggcgtgagccactgcgcccggcctcaaagcaCTTTTAGACATGTTTTCTCTCTCACACTCCtgtgttctcattttatagatgagaaagctaCGTTCAGGGAGCTTGGGCCACTGTCCAAAGCCATGCAGCTGTTTGGCCGTGGACTTGGTTGTTGAATCCAGGAATTCAGCTTTTAGAATTAACCTCTTGTCTGTGTTGAGAGGCAAATGGTTCATAAAGTATTTTCACTCAAAATGCTTAGCCTCCCTACAGTGCCAAATACTATAACAGGCAAAAAGAGTGTCCCAGGGTTTGACCAAGGTCCATCTGGCTGGAGCTTCTCATGTCCCTAAATGGTCTTATGGCCAGTCCCAGGTGCACTGTGGAAGTCTCAAGAGTAGACCTTCAACATGCAACTTTAAGCCGCTGTCCTATTATTGAACCACACTccctctaatttttttaaataaatcgtGTAATTGCTTCGTGGAAAGAACAATTATATTACAAGATGTTGCCATCTGTGGAAGGACATTAAAACACAAtgaagtggccgggcacggtggctcacgcctgtaatcctaccactttgggaggccaaggcaggtggatcacttaaggccaggagttcgagaccagcctcgccaacacggtgaaaccccatttccactaaaaatacaaaaattagctgggtgtagtggcgcactcttgtagtcccagctacttgggaagctgaggcaggagaatcgcttgaacctgggaggtggaggttgcagcgagccaagatcccatcactgtactccagcccaggcgacaagagtgaaactccatctcccccccgccccccaaaaaaaaattacttcagggtgtgtgtatgtatatttcaaaCGGTTGAATTgttcattaaaaacatttcaaatatgcCACGAAATCCTATTTGGAGGCATTTCTTCATGTTGTACCACAcatgagaaaacatcaaaaaagaattggtggccgggcaaggtggctcacgcctgtaatgccagcgctttgggagtccgaggcgggcggatcatgaggtcaggagttcgagaccagcctgaccaacatggagaaaccccggctctactgaaaatacaacattagccgggcgtggtagcacatgcccgtaatcccagctacttgggaggctgaggcaggcgaattgcttgaatccgggaggtggaggttgtggtgagccaagatcgcaccattacattccagcctggacaataagagtgaaactctgtctcaaaaaaaaaaaaagaaaacaaaagaaaaaaaaaagaaaaagaaaacaacaacaacaacaaaagaatactTACACTCGTAGgtattacccaagagaaatgaaaacatatttccaCACAAAGACCTGTACGCAGaagtttatagcagctttatttgtaatcatCTAAAACTGGAAAGAACCATCACATAATGGATAAAAGAATGGTGGCTCATTCTTGCCATGGAATACAGCTCCATAATAAAAGGCAACGAGCTACTAATACACGCAACAGCATAGTTGCATCTTGAATGCATTGTGCTGAATGAAAGCAGCAGACCCCAGAGGCCACATACTGCATTTTTCCGTTTCTATGCTGTTATTATGAAATGCAGAGAACAGATCAGCAGTTACCAGTGGCTGCAGGTAGACAAAGGGGTTGACCAAAAGGGCATGagataacattcttttttttttttttttttttttttgagacgacgtctcgctctgtcacccaggctggagtgcagtggcaccatctcagctcactgcaagctccgcctcccgggttcatgccactcttctgcctcagcctcccaagtagctgggactacaggtgcctgccaccacgcccagctaatttttttgtatttttagtagagacggggtttcaccgtattagctaggatggtctcgatctcccgacctcgtgatccaaccatttcggcctcccaaagtgctgggattacaggcgtgagccaccgcgcccggccggcatgAGATAACAATTCTGAATGAAGATGCTGTTGAACATCTCGGTTGTGATAGTGGCTACATAACTGCATGTTTGTCACAcctgttatatgtattatatttatttatttatcttggagacaggatctccctctgtcacccaggctgaagtgcaatggtgcaatcacggctcactgcagccttgacctcctaggttcaagcgatcctcccacttcagcctcccgagtagctgagacaacaggtgcaagctaccacgcccggctaatttttgtatttttgtagagatggactatgtttcccaggctggtctcgaattcctgggttcaagcaatcctcccacctcagcctcccaaggtgctgagattacaggtgtgagtcatcttGCCCGGCCAAACCTGTCCTctttattaaaaatgcattttattgtatatatattacacCTCGAATAAACTTTAAAGAATTCGGGTCAccaaagatttctttttcataatataaTTCATTGTCAAAAAATGCCAGGAAATGGATCACCTTACAACTActagaatagctattatcaaaaagatgagaggtaacaaatgttggcaaagatttgaagggaacacttacacactattGATGGTAATTTTAATTAGTATAGCATTATAGAAAATGGTATGGAAGttccaaagaaaaatttaaaaatagaactaccagatgatccagcaatcccacttctgggtatttatccaaaggaattgaaatcagcacGTCagaccgggcatagtggctcacgcctgtaattctagcactttgggaggctgaggcgggcggatctcctaaggtcaggagttcgagaccatcctggccaacatggcgaaacccgtctctaccaaaaatacaaaaattagccgggcgtggtggtgcacgcctgtagtcccagctaccggggaggctgaggcacgagaatcgcttgaacccgggaggcggaggttgcagtgagccgagattgcggcattgccctccagcctaggcaacaagagcgagactcttgtctcaaaaacaaaaaccaaaaccaaaaaaaccccacaaagttattgaaagataagaaataaaaataaatacgtaaataaaagaaggaaattctgacacatactagaatataaataaatgtatgtaaatgaataaatgaatatatgaatgtgAGAATAAGAAGTGAGCGCGTCATTTTTTACCCTGTTCTCCCAGCTCAAAACGTTTTCGCCCCGTCCAGCTTTTCGGCCTCCTCCAGGAGCCCCCTGCCGGTGAACCGCTTGCCTATGCGCCAAGCCCAAAACAGACGCGTCCCCTCTAGTCGCGCTTAGCCTTCGGTCTCGGTCCTGATTGGCTCAGAGTCGCTCGTGATGCCTTTTGGGAAATGTAGTCCTTAAGGGTATCGCGCCTGCTTTTTCAATACGCTCTGACGTAGAGACAGCCACGGGAAGTACGTCACCAAATTTCGCCGGTTCCCACAAGCTAGGTCGTGTGGCGCTGCATGACGGGAATTGTAGTCCCCAAATTACTAGCTTCCGCTGCCATGCGCTGTGACTGGAACGCCAATTCCCACCATGCCGCGCGCTCACAGCTCGCAGGGGCTGTCCTGTGGCCTTTGGGGAAGTGTAGTCTTGAGCCCCCAAGATTCATTTTCTGTTCTATGGAGTGGGCCTACGCAAAGGACTCCATTTCCCGGCGTGCTACCATCCGTCGGGTCGCGGCAACCATTTTGTTCCGCCCGAGGAGACCCTAAGATGGCGGCGAGGGGGACGGTGAAGGTTGCCTCCCGCCCGTCCGGGCTCTGATCCTCCGTCTCCCCGTCCCCCGGCGGCCGGCCCATGGCCTGGCGGAGGCCCGAACCATGGACCTCCGCACCGCCGTGTACAACGCCGCCCGTGATGGCAAGCTGCAGCTGCTCCAGAAGCTGCTCAGCGGCCGGAGCCGGGAAGAACTGGACGAGCTGACGGGCGAGGTGGCCGGCGGGGGGACGCCGCTGCTCATCGCCGCCCGCTACGGCCACCTGGACGTGGTGGAGTACCTGGTGGACCGGTGCGGCGCGAGCGTGGAGGCCGGTGGCTCGGTGCACTTCGATGGCGAGACCATCGAGGGCGCACCGCCGCTGTGGGCCGCCTCCGCCGCCGGCCACCTAGACGTGGTGCGGAGCCTGCTGCACCGCGGGGCCTCGGTGAACCGCACCACGCGCACCAACTCCACGCCCCTCCGCGCCGCCTGCTTCGACGGCCACCTGGAGGTGGTGCGCTACCTGGTCGGCGAGCACCAGGCCGACCTGGAGGTGGCCAACCGGCACGGCCACACGTGCCTCATGATCTCGTGCTACAAGGGCCACCGTGAGATCGCCCGCTACCTGCTGGAGCAGGGCGCCCAGGTGAACCGGCGCAGCGCCAAGGGCAACACAGCCCTGCACGACTGCGCCGAGTCCGGCAGCCTGGAGatcctgcagctgctgctggggTGCAAGGCCCGCATGGAACGTGACGGCTACGGTATGACCCCACTGCTCGCGGCCAGCGTGACGGGCCACACCAACATCGTGGAGTACCTCATCCAGGAGCAGCCCGGCCAGGAGCAGGTCGCAGGGGGAGAGGCTCAGCCTGGGCTGCCCCAAGAAGGCCCCTCCACCAGCCAAGGGTGTGCGCAGCCTCAGGGGGCTCCGTGCTGCAGCTCCTCCCCAGAGGAACCACTGAACGGGGAATCTTACGAAAGCTGCTGTCCCACCAGCCGGGAAGCTGCCGTGGAAGCCTTGGAATTGCTGGGAGCTACGTATGTGGATAAGAAACGAGATCTGCTTGGGGCCCTTAAACACTGGAGGCGGGCCATGGAGCTGCGTCACCAGGGGGGCGAGTACCTGCCCAAACCGGAGCCCCCACAGCTGGTCCTGGCCTATGACTATTCCAGGGAGGTCAACACCACCGAGGAGCTGGAGGCGCTGATCACCGACCCGGATGAGATGCGCATGCAGGCCCTGTTGATCCGGGAGCGCATCCTCGGTCCCTCGCACCCGGACACTTCCTATTACATCCGTTACAGGGGTGCCGTGTACGCCGACTCGGGCAATTTCGTGCGCTGCATCCGCTTGTGGAAGTACGCCCTGGACATGCAACAGAGCAACCTGGAGCCTCTGAGCCCCATGACCGCCAGCAGCTTCCTCTCCTTCGCGGAGCTCTTCTCCTACGTGCTTCAGGACCGGGCCGCCAAAGGCAGCCTGGGCACCCAGATCGGCTTTGCAGACCTCATGGGGGTCCTCACCAAAGGGGTCCGGGAAGTGGAACGGGCCCTGCAGCTGCCCAGGGAGCCCGGAGACTCAGCCCAGTTCACCAAGGCGCTGGCCATCATCCTCCACCTGCTCTACCTGCTGGAGAAAGTGGAGTGCACCCCCAGCCAGGAGCACCTGAAGCACCAGACCGTCTACCGCCTGCTCAAGTGCGCGCCCAGGGGCAAGAACGGCTTCACCCCTCTGCACATGGCTGTGGACAAGGACACCACAAACGTGGGCCGCTATCCCGTGGGCAGATTCCCCTCCCTGCACGTGGTCAAAGTGCTGCTCGACTGTGGGGCCGACCCGGACAGCAGGGATTTTGACAACAACACCCCGCTACACATAGCAGCCCAGAACAACTGCCCGGCCATCATGAATGCCCTGATCGAAGCAGGGGCCCACATGGACGCCACCAATGCCTTCAAGAAGACGGCCTACGAGCTGCTGGACGAGAAGCTGCTGGCCAGGGGTACCATGCAGCCCTTCAACTACGTGACCCTGCAGTGCCTTGCAGCCCGGGCCCTGGATAAGAACAAGATCCCTTACAAGGGCTTCATCCCGGAAGATCTGGAGGCGTTCATCGAACTGCACTGACCTGCCCGGAACGCCTGCACCCtcacctctcccctctcctgcTGAGAGGGGGGAAATGGGG is a window encoding:
- the FEM1A gene encoding protein fem-1 homolog A isoform X2, whose protein sequence is MDLRTAVYNAARDGKLQLLQKLLSGRSREELDELTGEVAGGGTPLLIAARYGHLDVVEYLVDRCGASVEAGGSVHFDGETIEGAPPLWAASAAGHLDVVRSLLHRGASVNRTTRTNSTPLRAACFDGHLEVVRYLVGEHQADLEVANRHGHTCLMISCYKGHREIARYLLEQGAQVNRRSAKGNTALHDCAESGSLEILQLLLGCKARMERDGYGMTPLLAASVTGHTNIVEYLIQEHCCPTSREAAVEALELLGATYVDKKRDLLGALKHWRRAMELRHQGGEYLPKPEPPQLVLAYDYSREVNTTEELEALITDPDEMRMQALLIRERILGPSHPDTSYYIRYRGAVYADSGNFVRCIRLWKYALDMQQSNLEPLSPMTASSFLSFAELFSYVLQDRAAKGSLGTQIGFADLMGVLTKGVREVERALQLPREPGDSAQFTKALAIILHLLYLLEKVECTPSQEHLKHQTVYRLLKCAPRGKNGFTPLHMAVDKDTTNVGRYPVGRFPSLHVVKVLLDCGADPDSRDFDNNTPLHIAAQNNCPAIMNALIEAGAHMDATNAFKKTAYELLDEKLLARGTMQPFNYVTLQCLAARALDKNKIPYKGFIPEDLEAFIELH
- the FEM1A gene encoding protein fem-1 homolog A isoform X1 gives rise to the protein MDLRTAVYNAARDGKLQLLQKLLSGRSREELDELTGEVAGGGTPLLIAARYGHLDVVEYLVDRCGASVEAGGSVHFDGETIEGAPPLWAASAAGHLDVVRSLLHRGASVNRTTRTNSTPLRAACFDGHLEVVRYLVGEHQADLEVANRHGHTCLMISCYKGHREIARYLLEQGAQVNRRSAKGNTALHDCAESGSLEILQLLLGCKARMERDGYGMTPLLAASVTGHTNIVEYLIQEQPGQEQVAGGEAQPGLPQEGPSTSQGCAQPQGAPCCSSSPEEPLNGESYESCCPTSREAAVEALELLGATYVDKKRDLLGALKHWRRAMELRHQGGEYLPKPEPPQLVLAYDYSREVNTTEELEALITDPDEMRMQALLIRERILGPSHPDTSYYIRYRGAVYADSGNFVRCIRLWKYALDMQQSNLEPLSPMTASSFLSFAELFSYVLQDRAAKGSLGTQIGFADLMGVLTKGVREVERALQLPREPGDSAQFTKALAIILHLLYLLEKVECTPSQEHLKHQTVYRLLKCAPRGKNGFTPLHMAVDKDTTNVGRYPVGRFPSLHVVKVLLDCGADPDSRDFDNNTPLHIAAQNNCPAIMNALIEAGAHMDATNAFKKTAYELLDEKLLARGTMQPFNYVTLQCLAARALDKNKIPYKGFIPEDLEAFIELH